The genome window CTGAGAACTTCAAGCATACTTGAACGAGTAATTCTGAGCAAATAAGCCCACCACAAATAAGCAAGAGTCAGAACAGGGAGAATAATATGTCTCAAAGCGTCAACAAATATATCAAGTCTGCCGTTAAGAAGCGCATCTATTGTCGGCATGTTCGTTATGGTCTTCCATTCCGCGGTCCTCATGACCAAATCAAACTGAGTACTGACCATCCCGGGTGGAAACCAACCAAGAATAGAGTAAAAGACAAGAAGCAGCAAGAGGCCAAAAACAAAATCAGGGAGAGACCAACCCACAAGCGCGAAGACCCTTATGAACTGGTCGGAAAACTTGTTCTGATTGACTGCCGAGATCACTCCCAACCATATGGCAACTAGAACTACCGGGACAATTGCATAGATTGTCAACTCCAGTGTATACGGGAATCGCTCAAGCATCGATGGGAGTACTCCTTTTTTCCCAACCATTGAGTATCCAAAATCACCCTGGATAATATTGCCCAGCCATTTCAGATATTGAACAGGCATAGGTTCATCCAATCCATACTTCTTAATGAGTCTCTCAGCTGCATCGGGTGTTTTCAATGCTTCCGGACTCTTCACATAGGATGCAAGTAACCTGTCTGGACCGAGCGCCCAGATCATTGTGAAGATAATCAAAGTAACA of Mesotoga infera contains these proteins:
- a CDS encoding ABC transporter permease, translated to MTAYIIRRLLLLPLIMIGVTLIIFTMIWALGPDRLLASYVKSPEALKTPDAAERLIKKYGLDEPMPVQYLKWLGNIIQGDFGYSMVGKKGVLPSMLERFPYTLELTIYAIVPVVLVAIWLGVISAVNQNKFSDQFIRVFALVGWSLPDFVFGLLLLLVFYSILGWFPPGMVSTQFDLVMRTAEWKTITNMPTIDALLNGRLDIFVDALRHIILPVLTLAYLWWAYLLRITRSSMLEVLRKDYIRTARAKGVPERIVIKKHAKRNAMIPVITVAGGSVMGLLGGTVFVETIFSRVGMGRFLADAASLLDYWSIIGGALFFSFIMVVGNLVVDVSYALVDPRIRLE